DNA sequence from the Neospora caninum Liverpool complete genome, chromosome VIIa genome:
tcttctcgcgcctgaTCTCTGGCCGGCTTCTTCCGTGCGCCCCACTCAGGACTCGGACgcgtctcggcctctccagGCGCGACGCCGGTTCGTGTCCCTGCGGACatcgttctctgcctccggaGCACGTGGAatctcgcgttctcgtcgGAAGTTTCCCGagaacgcgcgcggcgcgtcCTCAGCTAGCCTCCTTCCGCTTTTCGTcctgggggggggggggggggcggtcCGTTCACTCCCTGTGTTTGCGACACACGCTCCCTCTAGCATCTTTGTGTGACGCACGACAGTCTCCACTCTGGGctctctgctcctcgtctcccctccgCCCCTCCGACTTGTGCGGCTgaaaacgcgcatgcaaagcaGTTTTTCTCAGCCAAGAACCCGGCGGTTGAGCGAAAACCGACTGCAGCGCGACACCCGCCTCCTCCGTCAACAAAAAACGCCTCCCGACCAGAGTGCTTCAAAACAGATTTTTCGCAGAGTGCTCACTGCCTCCCTTTCGGGCGAACGAGGCAGTGAAAGCCACAGCTTTTCCGGTTGCAGACCTGGCTGTTTCCAGCGGAGACGGTAGCTGAACGGAtcgccgagagaaaggaaaggggaagaggcgaaaaggcgaaagagtcGCTGTAGAAAAGGAtcgtctttctgcttccCAGAACCCTAAAGGGAAGGCCGATCTCTCTAGTCTGCTCTTTTTAGCCGACTTACGGTAAACGAACCTCGAGCTCGCCGAGGAAAGCCTGCGCAgcgaagaacaaggagagtccagagagaggagcggaggggaacgcgagaaagcggacCCAACGAAGAACGGtttgcctcctcgctcctGCTCGAgggcttcttcgcttcttcatcTCTTCGGCGGACTCTTCCGCGCGGAAAAAATCGAGGTTCTCGCGCGCAACGGGTTTCGCTGAGAAGAGTCGAGGCCGGACGCTGTTGAAGAGCTATCTTCAACTGCACACCGCATGCGCAGCAAAGGGGAGTTCTCTGCGCGCAAATATGTGGATTTCTGCATCGCTGGACGGCGACGCTTTCGCAGGAAAAACCCGCTAGGTCTgacgagacacgcgaggTCGGGTCTTCTCCGGAGCACTTcggagtgcatgcacatgcagccGACACCTTTCTGCAAAACAATCCAGCTTCGACCCTCTCGAGTTGGGGCGGGCCGTCTGCAGTTTTCCTCTTGAATTTTTCTGGACGACGTGGGAACCTCTCCGCGTCCAAGGgtgtttttcgtctttccttccaaatctcttttccttcgcgaACCCGACTCCCCAGGGGCAGCGGTtccttgccttttctcgaAGGGTTTGCTGCGAGATGAATAGCGGCGCTCCTCAAATGATCGTCGACTTCGGTCTGCGAGCCACTCGaccttttcctcgtcgcctctttttAACGGTTCCGACCTGCGTTTTCCGTCGCGACGGCTCTGGCTAAACTTTTGTGGGCGCGCGAAATGCCTCGCTCCAAAACGAGAAGCTAGCGACTCCTTTTTGACGAAAGGGATGTCTTGTTCGCCAGGAGCAGTCGTTCCTCCGGCGTCTTTACGGCGGGAACAAGTTCCACTGCAAAGGTCGGTTTCTCTCAGAGAAAGGCGGTCCTTCCGGTGCCTCGCAAAAGGCGActgttcctcttttccaTTCCCTTCGAACGCACTTGCTCGGttcccgtctccctttcttccttttccgtaAAGTTTCTCACTCTTGTCTGTTTTAGACTTTTCTCCTAGGTATCCTCTCTCCCACGCATCCCCGCAGGACCCTTCCAGTtacttctcttctctccgccgcccaGCTTTCGGATTCGGTTTCTCCATATACTGTTGTGCTCACATCTGCAAGTGCACATACAGACATGCATACGTACATACGTGCATACGTACATACGTGCATACTTACATACttgcatacatatatatatgtatatatttatatgtatatggacaCAATTCTGTGTCATTGTATACGTACTGTAGATTCCTTTGACCAGGGAACACTTTCACATTGTAAGTGCCGACTCACGGGCAGTCCCATGAATCTCTTTTCCTGCTGGCCTGATTGGTATCCATTCTCTGCTGTATTTGTCTacgtttctttcccgtctgtCTTTTGGTTTTCTTcggcctctgcgccttcccACTCCCggcttctcccctcgtttctcgtGAGATCAATATTTCCGCTGTTCTCGGGGGATCTCGCTGCGGCCTCCGAGAGGATCGCGCGGCGTGTCGCGCTGCTCTCCGCCTCTgagcagtctctctctcgctcgggTTTCCGTCTCCGCAGATCTCTTTCTCGCAGCCACCAgggcctttttctctcttctggaggacgcctctccttctctctttctctggggCCTCTCGAGCCATGGCGGCGCGCAATCGGCTGCTCATCGAACTTCGCGAGGCGCAACGGATGACCGACTCTCAAGTCCGCCTGGTCCCAAAGTGCGTCTCACgtcctttttgtcttccgTTTCACACACACTTGCgctgctcctcttcctttctggtGTGCTCCTTTCACCCTTCCCGTCCTGAGTGTCCTCTGTGGTCTTTCGTCCGCCACAGAGCTGCCGAGAGTCTCGGAGCTCGGTCTTCCtcagcgccttctcgagacTCTTCGTCTCGGTTGGGCCGCGCAGGCGACTCAAGGAGCCTTGACAGAATAGGCGAGAGCGCCGCCTGCTGCATTTCTGTTTCGGCCGTATGCGACTCGGTCtcttttgcatgcgtgcagCCACGATAATATTTACCAGTGGGAGGCGGTGATCTCGGGGCCCAAAGAGTCTCCGTACCAGGTGAgcgccttcccgtctcccgaCGCTTTGGCGGGTCCCAGGCTGGGCAGAAGCgccgggaggagacgcggaaaccGTGCGTTAAGACGTTCGCGGAGGCGGTGGGGGcgtggaaaaaacagaaatacgagagagagacagcgcactGTGGGCCAAGGTCGGACACCACGCTTCCGAGAAGAGAGCTCTGGAGCGGCAAGGAGGGATGTGGGGAGGCGATGAAGTccggggagaggaagaaaggggagaaaaccCGAGGCTTGCAGAGAGATTGGCAGGGAGAAAACCCGAACCAGAGCGTCTTGtaggggaagagaagaggcgaaacaggcAGTGCGAGCGACACCCTCTGTGGCCCGAAGCGACGCGAATGAGACGAGCCGTGACAGAAGACGCCAGAAAGCAAAGCGGAAACGCCCGAAAGGTgtgaaggcggaagagaaaggcgtctATCTGCGGAAAGGAGGGCGGAAAGGGAAAGCCTGAGAGCGGCAAGTGCCACaagcaaaggagaaaagagcacGCAACCTAAGGCACGTAGAacacgaaacagagaagaaagatcAAGAGGACCAGGGGTCtatctcttctctgttgctCCTCAGAACGGGAAGTGGAAGCTTCGCCTCATCTGCCCACCGACGtatcctctctcgccgccgacGGTGACGTTTCTGACCAAGTGCTTCCACCCAAATGTCGATTTCCGAACGGGTGCGTTTTGGCGACAAAGATGCCCATCTTCATCGTCCGACGCCGCAGGGCGAGACTCTCGCTTTCCACGCAGAGCGGAGGGCAAGTGCGTgggacgcatgcatgcggctCCAGCACATGAAAGATGTGCAAACCTCGTCGCGCGTACCATCGCCCGACACAGCAAAAAAAGCATTACAAAAAACCTGCACGCACACGTGTGCATTTGCATACGTATATTCATGCtttgagagagaaacgttgTGTTCGACACGAGAAATGCGTAGTTGTGCTTGGGCTTACCTGTATGGACAGTGTTAATTTTTGGCCTTCTTGCCCGATGGGGTTTTACCCTGATCCGTGCGTTGCACAGAGACGTGCTGGAAGCCGGCTGTTCGGATATTATGTGTGCGACAGGGGAgcgtttctcgtcgtctctgtgtgAAGGCAAATGCACATATCTGGGTACAGAGTTGGACGGAGAGAACTGAGAAAGTTCCCCGTTTTCTAGTTTTTGCCGTCGTGCACGCTTTGTATGAAGCCCTGTGGtgttcggctgtctctcttttcgtcgaAATCGTGAGGTCTAGTCTCCTCCGACAGGGGAGTCGGACCGATATTTGTTTGTAGACGCAGGCTCGCAGCCCGAGCTCCGTATTGCGCTTTTCTTGCCTCATTCTCGATGCATTATACGATGTGGGTCATTCTCTGTAGGTGCGGTTTGTCTGAACATTCTTCGAGACGGCAGCTGGACGCCTGCATGGAACCTCCACTACGTTTGCCTGGCCATCTGCGCCCTCATGGACATACCCAACGCCGACAGTCCGCTAAACTGTGACGCAGGTGAAGCAATCGGCTgagcggaaaaggaagggaaaggaaaatTGGTGCCAGACGAGGAATGCGAAAACGGGTTTCGGTGCTTTGCCCTGTGTTGCTCTATTCCGTATGGGTTTCATGTTTCAAAGCGCGTGCGTGAGATGTCCGTCGCGGGGCTTGTCCAAATGCTTGCACCGAGAGGGGAGTGCCCTACCAAGGAGGTAGCCGACAGATATgcgcagacagagaaaaggaaggagaggtggaaagagagaaaaggaaagagaggggaaagagagaaaaggaaggaaaggggagagcAGGCACTCGCCGCGACAAAACGGCGAGACGAACAGCAACGACAAGAGGAGAATCCAACACGGAGAGAAATAGAGAGTGcgccagggagagagaggggatAGAGAAGGTGAAGCCCGAAGGCGCTGCTTATCGTTCTCGATAGGTGGGCATATGTCCACTCATTTGGGTATCACATGCTGGTTTCTCGATGCAGAAAttgtgcgtgtgtggtgCTCCGCTGTGGTAGGCAATCTGATACGGTCAGGAGATATGCGGGGTTTCCGGTCGATGGCCCGTATGTACACAATCGAGTATGCGAGCGCCGAGATCACACTCGAATAGACACCCGGGCCAAGGCAGAAAACAAGAAAACGACAGGGGAACGGCGcgcggcgaagcggcggtcggagagaggagattcGGGCGGAGACTGCGTTTTGGGAAGGCCGCACACCAAACTTTTCGCTCGGCAGCGGAGATGAAGCGGGGCGAAGCACGTGATATCTCGAttgcctctctttgtccCTCTTACTTTCTCACGGTGtgtgaggagacagcgagacggcCAAGCAGAATAAAAAGAAAGGGGGGCTGGGAAGACCATGGGAGTGGttgaagagaagacggagccAAGGAGGCGAACAGGAGCAGATAGGCAGGACGAGAGGtacagaaagaaaaggtaGAATGAAGGAGAGATAGATTGTAGTCATTTTgtcgaagacgacgcgctCCCAAAGGTGCGAGACCGCGCGACTCGGCACATCTGCCGCGTGGCCTGTGCGGAACACCAGCCTCCCGCATGCTGgtgagaaaaaggcaaagcGTATGACGCCTAGCTGGGCGGGTACAACCAGGGAAAGGTTATCTGTTGTGCTCTTTAAAACGACAGGAACAGAAACACCAAGCCACACGCGGGTTTTCCGCGGAATCTGTGAGAGGGGCATGTGGGTGTTTTTTCGCCCGTCGCGGCCCACAAAGTCAGCACCTATGTCTGTCGCCACGGTCACGAAGGCGAGTCGCGAGGACGTAGTTGTGATTTGAAGATGCCTTTGAGAAGTTCTAATTGTAACGTGAATTGCGGCTACCGTGAACGTCGCCTTCACTCGTGGGCGGTCATTTGGTCGACTCAAGCCTCTGCCGCCAGCGTAGTACAAGAGAGGGCGAATAtcgcctgtcgccttttGTCACAGCTCGCATTCGACTTAGTTTGCTCGACACGTTCCTCGGGTCTCTGTTTTAAAGGAGATGCGAacgtctcctctgcgcccAACTTTCCGTCGGCAGCTTAGCTCGGTATGGTGTTCCGATGCGACAGCGAagcaacgagagagaaaaaaatcGAGAGACTCGACTTGCGTGCTCTGTGTAGCCCGCCTATCCCGGAACCAAGCCGTAGAGATTCAGGAACTCGCACATCTCTGAAGCAACACCAGcgactttttttctctgtcgtggGGGTCAAACGAGGGTTCGTTCTCACCCACGCAATTAAACGGCACCCTTTTGGTCCACATTTTTTGGAGGCAGAACGCGCTTCCACGCCGCCCAAACACGTtctctttttgcttctcgcgcgACTGAGCTCCTCAGTTGTCGCCGACTTTATCTGGGATGTCACCACTTTTATGCCTagtttgcatgcacggaggCGGCTCCAGTGATCGGTGCTGTCTCGAACGTTCCACTGTACACGTGTAGCAACACACGTTCCAcgttcgctgcatgcaggccgaTCACTGCATGGCGAGGGCCTGCCCTCGGCGtccgcgagaaagcgacagcaGGTAAGAGACTGCGTTCGTTCTCGGAAAACACCGTCGACACACTCCAGGGGAGATCCAGCGACAGAACGTCGCCCCACTTTACCCGAGCAGTCCGTGTGGCGCAAAGAACCTACCAGCAGGGGACAGGTCTGCGGGATTCCGTTCTCAGGCAACTGCAAGTTCCTCGGATGCCGTCTGAGATGTTGCCCGAGGCGCTTCTGTCACTGCGTTGGGCAGAGTCTCGGGGGGAATCTCGGCGGCTGTGGTGGCGCCTGAGAGTTGAGGACGCACGGAAACAGACAGGAAATACTCTCGCTGAAGCATCTATATCGACGGCCAGGCAGCACTCTTGATTCCACGTGGCTGTGTCGCGCACGGCTGcttacacatatatgcataaacGCTTGGGGACTTTATGGTGTATTACATACGAACCGACGCGCAGCGATGTGGGCATGAGTCAAGAGAGGTGTCGACAGGACGGCCGTTCGATGTGAAAATACGTAAAAGCGAGATCGACAACTGTGTAGAGGCATCTCCAAGTAGTATTGGTAAGGTAGAGAGGGACTGGCTTTTTGTGGAATTTGAAGACTGAAACTAAGGTTTCGCTGCGTCGACGAACACGTCTCGCGCGGCCGAGCCTCCACAGTGCCTGCTCCCCGGGGTATCTGAGACGCGTCTAGAAGCAAACTGTCCCGTCTCCGAGGCAGTTGCTCCCTGTACCTTCTGCGTCCACCTTAACGGCG
Encoded proteins:
- a CDS encoding Ubiquitin carrier protein, related, producing the protein MAARNRLLIELREAQRMTDSQVRLVPNHDNIYQWEAVISGPKESPYQNGKWKLRLICPPTYPLSPPTVTFLTKCFHPNVDFRTGAVCLNILRDGSWTPAWNLHYVCLAICALMDIPNADSPLNCDAGEAIG